In the genome of Agelaius phoeniceus isolate bAgePho1 chromosome 31, bAgePho1.hap1, whole genome shotgun sequence, the window CGAGGAAAGGGGCGGGGACAGCGGCCGGTACCGAACACCGcccccccccaatccccccaaacccGGTACCGGACAGACACCGACAGCCCCGGACAGACACCGACACGCGCGTTTCAGAGTTTTATAACGACGGTACAAAAATTTCCATTAACGGTTGGCTAAaacggacggacctggggtggGGGAGCGGGTACTGGGAGCATCCCGACCACCGGAGCAGGGGGTACCGGGACTCTGCCCCGTGAATGTGAAACGGGACACACCAGGAGGGCTGCACAGCCCGGGAGGTGCCCCCTGCAAGGGTAATGACCCAAATGGGGGCAGCACTGTAAAGCACCAGGAAGCCCCAGCCCTCAGTGAGCCGGTACACCGGGACCAAAGGGCTGACACCGGCACGGCCAGCAGCGTCCCCGGTCCCCTGGAAGGTCCCGGTGCCAGGCAGTGCCCGgtgagcagccacagccagtgCATAGCAGTGGCTCTCTGGCTGGCAGGGGGGGGTGACAGCTACAAAAAACGGGTGTTTGGTCCTAAATCAGTGTGGGGAAAGCTGTACATGGCGGCTGAAGGGTGGCTCAGCCGTCGTTGGCGGTCACCAGCTGTCCCATGCCCTCCCGGATGTAGACCGACTGGATCTCCTTCGTCTTGAGGCAGAAGTCGCAGGCCCAGACGGCGGAGGCCTCGGTGGTGAGCAGCCCGTAGGCGTTCTCGGTCATGCCCGTGCACTCCCGGTGGAACCACTTCTGGCAGGAGGCCTCGCACAGGATGGCGTCCTGGTCGTCGTTCACCTCGTTGCGGCAGGCCCCGCAGGGGTAGACGAGCCCCGGGGGCGGCTGGTGGCCCGAGGCGCTGCCGGCCTTGCCGGGGGCCGGCAGGGGGAGGCTGTTGCTCTCGGGggtgccggcgccgcggccgccgctgTTGGGGGCGAAGCCGGGCTGGGCCCCGTTGACGGTGGCGGGCGAGCCCGAGTGCTGCTCCTGGGCGAAGGTGCTGGGGGGAGGGTTCTTGCCCCCCTCCTCGCTGCTAGCGGGGAAGCCGGGATCCGCCCCAGGGAAGGGACTGGCTGTAGGGGGCAGCGGGGGCATGTTCTGCCCGGGGCGCTGCATGGGCGACTGTCCAAAGAGGTTGCTGGGCTGGCTGAAGCGCTGAGGCACCGCTGGCCCCCCGGGGGGGTTGAGGGCTGGCCCCGGTCCCATTTCCCCCCGCGGGGGCTGCCCCATAGTGGGGGACATCATGGGCCCAAAGCCCCCAACGGGCCCCTGCATGAGCTGCCCCATAGGGGGGCTGAAGTTCTGTCCGAGGGGCTGGCTGAAGGGCTGCCCGGCGAAGCTCAAGCCCCCCGGCTGCACGTAGTTTGGATTCTGGGGGGGCATGCTAAAGGCCGGGCCCATCTGCCCGGGGGCGAACGGCGGCGGCTGCCTCCGCAGGGACTGGGGACCACCGCCGTAACCAGGGGGCACCTGCGGCGACATCCCCCCCTGCATGCGGAAACCGCCGAACGGGACCGGGCTGCCCAGGAAGGGGGCGGGCGCCGCGCCCACCTTGGGGGCCCCGAAATCATCCTCGAAGGGGTTGGAAGCCACCAGGTGATCCACCATGGGGGTGGGCGGCGGGGCGAACTCCGAGAGGTGCGAGTaggcagggccctgcagggagaAGGTGGCGGTCAGGCTTGCTGCGGCTCGTCCCcggcccccgcgccgccccgagcccggccctaCCTGCGTGTTCGATTTGCGCCGCTTCTTCTCGGGGCTCTTCATCTGCAGCCCTGCGGGGACAAGCGAGGCCGCGTCAGCGGAGCCGCGGAGACCTCCACCCACCCCAACCCCGACCCCGGTCCCCCCGCGCTCACCTGCCTTGCCCTGCTTccggccgggcccgccggcGGCAGCGCTGCCCGCGGGGTGCGGGGGccccggcggggccggcggggccgggaccGCTCCCTCCAGCTTCTCTGCGTGAGGGGCCGCCATAGCCCTCACAGCGCGCGCGTCGCCGCCATGGCCCGAGCGGAACCGGAACCCGCGCGGGGCCAATCACAGCgcgcgggaggggcggggcgaGGCGCGCCAGACGTGTCAATCACCGCAGGCTCCCGCCCCACCCGCCAGTCGGACCAAACCAAATGCGGCACAATGagaggggagggggagcagACGGGACAAACCACGTACGAGCTCCCGGGGGGCGCACAGGGATGAACCACCCGCCCACAGCGACCCCTCCCAGCTCACACCAGCCAGGACCTAGAGAAATACCAACTTTAATACAACCGCCAGTTCCTTTGGTATagcggggcaggggctgcgAGGCTGCGCTTTGGCTTGGGGGAGTTACACTGTGCATGCAGGGGGGTCCTCCCGCCAACCCCCCGGGGCTGCCCggagctgcccttgcccagccgggatgggcagggagggaaggggacatGGTGGCAACGTGTCCTGGAGCACAAGCATGTCACGGAGGGGGTACAGGGTGCTGGGAGCACGGGGGAGGCTCTGTAACCAGCCCCTGCCCTTGCATAAGAGTGTGGGACCTGCGGGGTCAAGGCACAGAGTTAACACGTAAAGTGATCCGGTACAGTCGAGGGCCTCGTGCttgggggagcagagccccccaCGGGCACCCTCCTTGGCCCAGGGGCCAGAGATAAGGACAGGCTGCCTCTGGCTCaggggggctcagccctgccagtCCTGAGCCCGTGCTGGTGAGCACAAGAACggctgtggcacagcagcagggctggattttggtaggagctgagctgctctgcaaaggctggagctggagaggCTTTGCAAGAACGGTTCCCTACCCTGCAGGCACTCACAGCCTGAGCCCCCCAAGGCCACCAGCTCCACGTGGTGAAAGGAGAGAGGCCCTGTCCTCAGGCAAGTCCATGCTCAGTCCTGGGTGGAGCACCTGCAGAGTCTGAGGGCTCCCTGGGGCACGGAACACGGCCGGAGGGCTGCGCTTTGGGGGTGCCGTGCGCTGGGGTCCCCGGGCGCTCACAGTCTCCTCTCCAcgggctgctgcaggcacatCTCACTGCCGGCTGAGATGATGGGCAGGTGATTGTCCATGTGGTAGCTGATGAGGTGGCTGACGCTCTCAAAGCGATGATCTTTTGTCCTCACCTGGGGGGACAGAAAATGGGCACTCGGGACGCTGTCAGTGCCCACGTGAGGCCACAGCTGCCACTGCAGTCTCCAACCCATGCTCTGCCCATCCCCAAagccagcacagcagtgcagaaCCCCAGTGCTCTGGTGGCTCTTGTAACCCCTAggactgccctgtgctgccccttTGAGCCCCCTGGTGcagagctggccctgctcagCACCTGCCAGAGCCAGAGAGCTCCAACTTCTGCTGTACTTGGAGAACCACTGAGAAATGGCACTAACTGATTCTGGGCTGATAGCCCCAGCCCTCAGGGATCAGCCCTCCAGCTGCTGAGAGGATGCAAAGGCATCTGGTGTGAGTGCTTCACTGAGTCTGAGGAGTTTGCCCATGCTGCCCCAAGCTCCATCCCCTACGTGGACTCACCACTCCCTCGGGATCCACGAGCAGCAGATGCTtgggctgcccaccctgcaaGCCAGTCAGCACATACTGGCCCGGGGTAGTGGTGCTCTCCCTCACCAGGAAGTCCCCGTTGACCTTCAGCAGCTTCTCGGCCTCCTTGCGGCTCATTTTGCCATGGTACCAGGGCTccctcctcagctgctcctccatggAGGCCACAACCTGGGCAGGGGGCAGCCCCACAGGCACAGAGGGGGGCACACGCAGGGCATCTTCAAAGGGCTCTGCAAGGACAGAGGGGCTTTGTAGGAATGTGCCTCTTGTTGAGGGAGTGACAAAATTATCCTTTGTCCCTTTAGAAAGGAAATAAGCTTAGGAGTTTCTATTTTGGATTAAGTGAAAAGGCATCTCATAGGACTTGGAGGATTTCACTTCAAACTTAAGGATAGGTAATTGGAGCTTAAAAGTCTTGCTTGGGCAATTTACTTTCTCTTTATAAAATTTTACTTTCTctttagaaaaagaagagaacaaagaaattaattgcttttgtgaggtgttcTACTAGAGGCAGGAGGGCTTCTTGTACTTGGAtcggtttttctctgtaaagagtttcttattttgccttttattaaaacttttctgtttccaatactgccacagaagccatcctgctgattttatgctttctaaggtagctgagctatcttgggtgtgatATAAATCTCCAAGGGCTTACGAGACCTGGCTGAAGGAGACTCCTAATCCAGGAGCAGGGGGACCATAACCAAGCCCAGAGCcacctctgcccagccctggctgcagagacaCCGTTCACTCACTCATGTCAAAGAGGTCTCTCTGTGTGCTGCCGttggctgtggcagggctgctggcagctggagcttGTCTTGTCTTGTCTATGTTCTGCACGTTGACGTAGGACGGGTCATCAAAGAGGTCTGTGCGCCCAGCCGTGCCTGCTGGAGCCGGGTACTTCTCTCTCCCTGCTAGCAGGAGCACTGTGGTCAGCAGGGTGGGCTTCAGCCCACCTTGCCCCCCCCCCCATCAGAGCACTGGGGGTCCATGGGAGAGGATGGAGACACCCACCACATTACCTTGGGCAGGAGCGTGCTGCTTCTGCGGGTCAAACTCCCCACCGGATTGGCCaacaggctgcagggagaggcagtGATGAGCCCCCATCCCCTTTTCCTGCTCATCCCCCTTTCTGCTCCCCACACCCCAGAGACACTGAGAAGGCACAAATAACCTTCAGCAGAACCCACGGCCCATTTAGGGTCCCTACATCTCCCTTACAAGATGGTGCCTCCCCGAGAGGATGTGCCCAGAGCCTCACCAGCGTGGCACCCAAGTGGTTTGGGGTCTgagcagccccatcctgcaGCCGCATGTCCACGACCCCCCCAATGGGAGGCTCCTTGCCAGGGAAGTCGTTGTAGTACTGGTGATCTGGAGCTggttcctcctcttcttcatcccaggcagagccatcaAACCCTGCCATCCTGAGGGAGCACACCACAGATAAGCCCAtgacagcagccagggctgcatccCCCCCTATCCAAAGCCACCTTTGTCCTTGTCACAGCACCCTGCTCTGACCTGTCGTGGGGTGTCACCAGCTTTGGAGGGTTCTTCAGGTACTGCTTGAAGCGCAGCTCGAAGGCCTGCCCGATGGTGCTGATCACATCCTGGGCCAAGCCTTCAGGACACTCCAGGATATGACAGGCTGGGTAGAAAAGGGAGGAGTGGGATTGTGCAACTCCAGCACCAAGGTTCTCcacccctgagcctgccctgtaCACCCCAGAGCTTTCTTAGGGGTCACCCAGCTCCCCCACTATGTTGAGCTGATCCTCAACACCTCCAAAGTGGGGCTTTGGCATCGAGGACCCTTGCAGCACCCTCACCTCTCTGATTGACGGGGTCTTTGGCAACGTAGGCAACGTATTCAGCTGTGTCCTGTGGGTGAGACAGCAGCAgtgaggctggggctgctggggagcactgggcagaGGGCACGGATGGGGACCCTGCCAGGTACTCACCGGGTCTCCCCCTGATGCGAAGGAAATCGACTGCATGTGGTGGTTGGCGATGATCTGCAAGGTGGAGAGCTTgttggacacagccaggagtTCCTTGTCACCCACCCAGGGGTGGCACATCCCACTCCTCCCCAGGGCTGACCTGCCATGGGGGCTCAAAATCCTCCAGAGCCCTGGTTATGAGCCACAGACCACCAGGAAAAGGACTGGGACATCACCAGGACTGGGGTCAAAACCAGGAGATCAAGGGGATTTGGGTCCCACAGCCTCCAGGAAAGATCCCACAAAGCACATGGGATATTCCTCCCACCTCTTCAGCCCCAGGCACTGTGGGGAGGTGAGCACCCATCTCACAGCCCACCCAGACATTTCCTGGGGAGGGTGGGGGCATCCCCTGCCCCAGCAAGATCTGAGCTCCATGAGGATTTCTGCCTGTCCAAAGCCAAGCCAACCCCTCCCCATTCTCACCTGCTTGCAGTCTGAGGCCATGAGGTTGAGGCTGCTGGTGGAGATGGTCAGGGTGATGGGCATGCCTGCAAACTTCAGGTTGCTCTTGCCCAGGATGGAGTTCAGGGAGCGGCTGCAGGGCTAGGGGCAAATGGTGGCGTAGAGAAAgggctccccagagcagagagcccagcagcaggaggacagAGCACATCCCACTGCTTCCACAGCAGAGATGGGCACCTTGTCCTCACCAGTGGCCCTGATCCAAACCTCAGCTGGGAGATCAGAGCCCTGGGCTgaccagcacagcactgccagctgggctgggatctgGTCCTTGGCCCTGTGCCCAAACCAG includes:
- the SHC1 gene encoding SHC-transforming protein 1 isoform X2; its protein translation is MDLLQKSKYSHLRNESVSSPEEAMAGLGVLPSPVESLASTQSLPGSLSSSSLSHAAPLVELSPELDESPTTLCSFFPKMANLKLSNPANLLSLRGSAASSSPGEPGPPGMPALVPGGGASPGSGRPVTVCSQDMNKLSCGKKTRVEGGQLGGDEWTRHGSFVNKPTRGWLHPDDKVMGSGVSYHVRYMGCVEVLQSMRALDFNTRTQVTREAIGLVCEAVPGAKGAVRRRKPCSRSLNSILGKSNLKFAGMPITLTISTSSLNLMASDCKQIIANHHMQSISFASGGDPDTAEYVAYVAKDPVNQRACHILECPEGLAQDVISTIGQAFELRFKQYLKNPPKLVTPHDRMAGFDGSAWDEEEEEPAPDHQYYNDFPGKEPPIGGVVDMRLQDGAAQTPNHLGATLPVGQSGGEFDPQKQHAPAQGREKYPAPAGTAGRTDLFDDPSYVNVQNIDKTRQAPAASSPATANGSTQRDLFDMKPFEDALRVPPSVPVGLPPAQVVASMEEQLRREPWYHGKMSRKEAEKLLKVNGDFLVRESTTTPGQYVLTGLQGGQPKHLLLVDPEGVVRTKDHRFESVSHLISYHMDNHLPIISAGSEMCLQQPVERRL
- the SHC1 gene encoding SHC-transforming protein 1 isoform X3, encoding MEYVDMNKLSCGKKTRVEGGQLGGDEWTRHGSFVNKPTRGWLHPDDKVMGSGVSYHVRYMGCVEVLQSMRALDFNTRTQVTREAIGLVCEAVPGAKGAVRRRKPCSRSLNSILGKSNLKFAGMPITLTISTSSLNLMASDCKQIIANHHMQSISFASGGDPDTAEYVAYVAKDPVNQRACHILECPEGLAQDVISTIGQAFELRFKQYLKNPPKLVTPHDRMAGFDGSAWDEEEEEPAPDHQYYNDFPGKEPPIGGVVDMRLQDGAAQTPNHLGATLPVGQSGGEFDPQKQHAPAQAGREKYPAPAGTAGRTDLFDDPSYVNVQNIDKTRQAPAASSPATANGSTQRDLFDMKPFEDALRVPPSVPVGLPPAQVVASMEEQLRREPWYHGKMSRKEAEKLLKVNGDFLVRESTTTPGQYVLTGLQGGQPKHLLLVDPEGVVRTKDHRFESVSHLISYHMDNHLPIISAGSEMCLQQPVERRL
- the SHC1 gene encoding SHC-transforming protein 1 isoform X4, with the protein product MEYVDMNKLSCGKKTRVEGGQLGGDEWTRHGSFVNKPTRGWLHPDDKVMGSGVSYHVRYMGCVEVLQSMRALDFNTRTQVTREAIGLVCEAVPGAKGAVRRRKPCSRSLNSILGKSNLKFAGMPITLTISTSSLNLMASDCKQIIANHHMQSISFASGGDPDTAEYVAYVAKDPVNQRACHILECPEGLAQDVISTIGQAFELRFKQYLKNPPKLVTPHDRMAGFDGSAWDEEEEEPAPDHQYYNDFPGKEPPIGGVVDMRLQDGAAQTPNHLGATLPVGQSGGEFDPQKQHAPAQGREKYPAPAGTAGRTDLFDDPSYVNVQNIDKTRQAPAASSPATANGSTQRDLFDMKPFEDALRVPPSVPVGLPPAQVVASMEEQLRREPWYHGKMSRKEAEKLLKVNGDFLVRESTTTPGQYVLTGLQGGQPKHLLLVDPEGVVRTKDHRFESVSHLISYHMDNHLPIISAGSEMCLQQPVERRL
- the PYGO2 gene encoding pygopus homolog 2 isoform X2, with product MAAPHAEKLEGAVPAPPAPPGPPHPAGSAAAGGPGRKQGKAGLQMKSPEKKRRKSNTQGPAYSHLSEFAPPPTPMVDHLVASNPFEDDFGAPKVGAAPAPFLGSPVPFGGFRMQGGMSPQVPPGYGGGPQSLRRQPPPFAPGQMGPAFSMPPQNPNYVQPGGLSFAGQPFSQPLGQNFSPPMGQLMQGPVGGFGPMMSPTMGQPPRGEMGPGPALNPPGGPAVPQRFSQPSNLFGQSPMQRPGQNMPPLPPTASPFPGADPGFPASSEEGGKNPPPSTFAQEQHSGSPATVNGAQPGFAPNSGGRGAGTPESNSLPLPAPGKAGSASGHQPPPGLVYPCGACRNEVNDDQDAILCEASCQKWFHRECTGMTENAYGLLTTEASAVWACDFCLKTKEIQSVYIREGMGQLVTANDG
- the PYGO2 gene encoding pygopus homolog 2 isoform X1, with translation MAAPHAEKLEGAVPAPPAPPGPPHPAGSAAAGGPGRKQGKAGERGGTGVGVGVGGGLRGSADAASLVPAGLQMKSPEKKRRKSNTQGPAYSHLSEFAPPPTPMVDHLVASNPFEDDFGAPKVGAAPAPFLGSPVPFGGFRMQGGMSPQVPPGYGGGPQSLRRQPPPFAPGQMGPAFSMPPQNPNYVQPGGLSFAGQPFSQPLGQNFSPPMGQLMQGPVGGFGPMMSPTMGQPPRGEMGPGPALNPPGGPAVPQRFSQPSNLFGQSPMQRPGQNMPPLPPTASPFPGADPGFPASSEEGGKNPPPSTFAQEQHSGSPATVNGAQPGFAPNSGGRGAGTPESNSLPLPAPGKAGSASGHQPPPGLVYPCGACRNEVNDDQDAILCEASCQKWFHRECTGMTENAYGLLTTEASAVWACDFCLKTKEIQSVYIREGMGQLVTANDG
- the SHC1 gene encoding SHC-transforming protein 1 isoform X5, which codes for MNKLSCGKKTRVEGGQLGGDEWTRHGSFVNKPTRGWLHPDDKVMGSGVSYHVRYMGCVEVLQSMRALDFNTRTQVTREAIGLVCEAVPGAKGAVRRRKPCSRSLNSILGKSNLKFAGMPITLTISTSSLNLMASDCKQIIANHHMQSISFASGGDPDTAEYVAYVAKDPVNQRACHILECPEGLAQDVISTIGQAFELRFKQYLKNPPKLVTPHDRMAGFDGSAWDEEEEEPAPDHQYYNDFPGKEPPIGGVVDMRLQDGAAQTPNHLGATLPVGQSGGEFDPQKQHAPAQAGREKYPAPAGTAGRTDLFDDPSYVNVQNIDKTRQAPAASSPATANGSTQRDLFDMKPFEDALRVPPSVPVGLPPAQVVASMEEQLRREPWYHGKMSRKEAEKLLKVNGDFLVRESTTTPGQYVLTGLQGGQPKHLLLVDPEGVVRTKDHRFESVSHLISYHMDNHLPIISAGSEMCLQQPVERRL
- the SHC1 gene encoding SHC-transforming protein 1 isoform X1, giving the protein MDLLQKSKYSHLRNESVSSPEEAMAGLGVLPSPVESLASTQSLPGSLSSSSLSHAAPLVELSPELDESPTTLCSFFPKMANLKLSNPANLLSLRGSAASSSPGEPGPPGMPALVPGGGASPGSGRPVTVCSQDMNKLSCGKKTRVEGGQLGGDEWTRHGSFVNKPTRGWLHPDDKVMGSGVSYHVRYMGCVEVLQSMRALDFNTRTQVTREAIGLVCEAVPGAKGAVRRRKPCSRSLNSILGKSNLKFAGMPITLTISTSSLNLMASDCKQIIANHHMQSISFASGGDPDTAEYVAYVAKDPVNQRACHILECPEGLAQDVISTIGQAFELRFKQYLKNPPKLVTPHDRMAGFDGSAWDEEEEEPAPDHQYYNDFPGKEPPIGGVVDMRLQDGAAQTPNHLGATLPVGQSGGEFDPQKQHAPAQAGREKYPAPAGTAGRTDLFDDPSYVNVQNIDKTRQAPAASSPATANGSTQRDLFDMKPFEDALRVPPSVPVGLPPAQVVASMEEQLRREPWYHGKMSRKEAEKLLKVNGDFLVRESTTTPGQYVLTGLQGGQPKHLLLVDPEGVVRTKDHRFESVSHLISYHMDNHLPIISAGSEMCLQQPVERRL